Proteins from a single region of Labedella gwakjiensis:
- a CDS encoding NADPH-dependent FMN reductase → MPISIDRAHGEPLRLMVIVGSVRPGRAGLPVSLWVHDRVSEVGGFDIDFVDLAELELPFMNEPNDPKLGQYRYRHTQSWSRRVEEADAFVFVSPEYNHSYSPALKNAIDYLYHEWSRKPVGFVSYGGVAGGTRGVAGLLPVLHGLGLVPTSASVEIPFTRRQIDDGFFTPSDRQSAALDSMLIELKDLDQSLALVRRDAVMMR, encoded by the coding sequence ATGCCCATTTCCATTGATCGCGCCCACGGCGAACCCCTCAGACTCATGGTGATCGTCGGGAGCGTTCGCCCCGGCAGAGCCGGTCTCCCCGTCTCCCTCTGGGTGCACGACCGTGTCTCAGAGGTCGGCGGCTTCGACATCGATTTCGTGGATCTCGCGGAACTCGAACTGCCCTTCATGAACGAGCCGAACGACCCCAAGCTCGGCCAGTACCGCTACCGCCACACGCAGTCCTGGAGCCGCCGCGTCGAGGAGGCCGATGCCTTCGTCTTCGTGTCGCCCGAGTACAACCACTCGTACTCTCCCGCCCTCAAGAACGCCATCGACTACCTGTACCACGAGTGGTCGCGGAAGCCCGTGGGGTTCGTGAGCTACGGAGGAGTCGCAGGAGGAACGCGCGGTGTCGCGGGTCTTCTGCCGGTCCTCCACGGCCTCGGCCTCGTCCCGACGTCCGCCTCGGTGGAGATCCCCTTCACCCGGCGTCAGATCGACGACGGCTTCTTCACGCCGAGCGACCGCCAGTCGGCCGCCCTCGATTCGATGCTCATCGAGCTGAAGGATCTCGACCAGTCGCTCGCGCTCGTGCGGCGCGACGCGGTCATGATGCGCTGA